The Gammaproteobacteria bacterium nucleotide sequence CCCCCTTTATCATTGGATTTATCCTTTTCGCTATTTCTTGCAAGCTCAGGTTCCTTTTGTTTCTTACATTAAGCTCCCGCATCTTTGCTGTGATGGCTTTCTTTGCTTTTGGCGATATTGCTGGTAGAAATCCAGTAAACACTTCCTTGGTTTTTCTGTTTTCTGCTCCCCTCATTCTAAATTCATACCCTAGGAATACAAATTGTGTTGCACATCCTTGAGCTTCCTTTCGATTCCCATCTTTGCAATACACTATCTTCATCTTCGTCTTTTCTGGGTATATTTCGAGCTTGCACTCTTTAAACCTCTGCGCAAGTTCAGCTAATAGCGCTTCTGCTTCTGTCATCCGCATAGCGACTCCACTTCGACTCTAGATGCTTTCTTGTCATCCATTGGCCAAACACATAATGCAAGTATATATTGCTCAATATCGGACTGGAGCACCATACAAAAGAAGCATCTTTTAATTCTTCTACCCTTGCGGGAAAAGGAAAAACGCAGAAAGGTATTAAAACCCCGCTAACAATTCATCAATCGCCTGATTTGCAAGCCTATCTGCAAGCGTATTTTCTGGATGTCCGCTGTGCCCTCGCACCCAATGCCATTTAATATCTGGATGACGCTGCACTTCTTGCTCCAAGCGCTCCCACAGATCCTTATTTTTAACAGGTTTTTTATCACTGCCGCACCAACCGTTCTGCTTCCATTTAGCTAGCCACACCGTCATGCCGTTGCGCACATATTGTGAATCGGTCGTGATTTCGACAACACAGGGGCGTTTTAATGACGCTAACGCAAAAATCACAGCTGACAATTCCATGCGGTTGTTGGTCGTATGCAATTCGGCGCCATATAAATTTTTTTCATGGTCATCATAACGCAACAATGCGCCCCATCCACCGGGTCCAGGATTACCCCGGCAAGCTCCATCGGTAAAGATAAAAACAGTTTTACTATTGGTCAGTCGCAAAAATTTTACCCTTTATCGAATTCGCCCAAACGAGCTATTAAACGCATGACGTTTACGGTAAGCCGACGATTTAATCGGAATCAGTGGCACTAGCCTTTTTTTAGCTACAATTAGGTAAACCGCACCACAATTAGACCACAATAGACGCCCTATCACTTCTAAAGCCAATAGCCTTCGCAACCAGCGTTTAGAAGACAACGGCGGACGAAAGAACAATGTACGCACTTCTTCAACTTCAAACCCCTGATGGGCTAAACTGTGGCGCATACGCCATAAGGTATTAAATCGACCTCGCCACGGCAAAGTTTTACGCCGCCCCCAGCATTTCATTAAACCCCACAGGCTACAAGGATTAAACCCTAATATGATTAAATGTCCATCCGGCGTTAACGACAGTTGTGACTGCTGCAATACCTGTTCCGGTTTTGGCACAAACTCCAGCACATGCGGCAACAAAATGACATCTATACTTTCGGGTAAAAACGGCCATTGATGGAATTTACCCTGTACACTCGGGCCGCGAAATACAGGTGCATATTCTGGACTGTAGCGGATTTTATGCCAAATGGGGCTTTTTTCGAATATAAAAGTCTCACTTGAGCCACCGACTTGCAGCAGATGACCCCCAAAATATCTCGGCAGAATTTTATCTAATTCTTCCCGCTCCGCTAAAAGCAGTTCAGATCCCGGGAGAGACTGATACCACAAATCCATTTGTCTTAGAATGATTTCCATAGAATCATCTGTAAACTTTTGCATTGAGTTACCAGTTTTTTAATTTTTGCAACTTTTCAGCGTCGGGTTAAAATAAATACCTAGGCATTCACTATTGGATAGAATACATGCTGAAAATCCTCCCTATCCCAGCTTTCAAAGATAATTACATCTGGCTGATTATACACACAAGCACAGACCAATGTCTTATCGTAGATCCTGGAGAAGCGCCACCCGTTTTATCCTCACTTCGGGAATACCGCTTAACACCTGTCGCGATTTTCCTAACGCATCACCACTATGACCATGTTAATGGCGTGGCGGAATTGCTGACTCACTATCCGGTGCCGGTTTTTGGTCCAGCCGCTGAAAACATCCCACAAGTGACCCATCCACTCTCAGGAAATGAAACCTTGACGCTGAAAGAAATGGATTTAGAAGTGTCTGTCCTACCTATTCCCGGGCATACTCGTGCTCATATTGCCTATTATCTTGGCAACCATGTGTTCTGTGGTGATACCTTGTTTACTGCAGGATGTGGACGTTTATTTGAAGGCACAGCTGTGCAAATGTTTCATTCACTTTCCCACTTAAAGGCGCTACCTGATGAAACGCTAGTCTATTGTGGTCATGAATACACTGGCCAAAATTTACAATTTGCAATCACTGTGGAGCCTCATAACCCAGATGTGATGGCTAGAATTTCTGCAACTAACCTCAAGCGGCAACAAAATTTACCGACAGTGCCGGCTACTTTGGCGCTTGAAAAGCTAACTAATCCATTTTTACGCTGCCAAGAAGCCTCGGTCAGGGCAGCCGCAGAAGCCTATGCGCAAATCTCCCTCTCTACCCCTGAAGCCGTATTTCGCACCCTCAGAACCTGGAAAGATTCTTTTAAAATCAATTCGTTATGAATTAATGGCTGTATAAAAACTGTTCAAAGAGTTGACTTAGACTCCACCCTTGTGTAACATCAATGCCCAATGAATTTACTAAAAACCAGCAAATTTATTCTGTGCAGCGTCTTGTGTAGCAGCTTATTAACCGCCTGCAGCCCCAACTCTGAGCTTTCATTAGCCAGCCTGGAGCAAAGCAGTATCGGTTCTGCCACTAGCAGCGATTCCATGTGGGCGAGCATGGGTCAACACTTTGCGCTCGACCATGAGATCAATCGTTCTGAGGTGAATACCCAGATTGCCTGGCTAACACATCACCAACGCACTTTGTACCATACCCTGCAAACAGCAGCCCCCTATATTTCTTATGCCTATGAACAAACCAAAAAGCACGGGTTGCCTGCTGAACTGGCATTGCTGCCAATTATCGAAAGCGGTTTCAATCCTTATGCCCATTCCAAAGCCGGTGCGAATGGTATGTGGCAAATCATGCCCAATACTGCACCTAGGCTAGGTTTAAAAAATAATCGATCTTATGACGGCTGCCGCGATATTGTGGCTTCAACTGATGCTGCATTAAACTATCTTGCCTCTTTGCATCAAAGTTTTCACGGTGATTGGGAAGTGGCGCTGGGAGCCTATAATTGGGGTCCGGGTAATATGGAAAGTGCCGAACATCATCAATCGAAATGGTACAGAAGAGCGCGGTTCTGGGAATTACATTTACCTGCACAAACTGAAAAATATGTGCCCAAATTACTCGCTTTAGCCGAAGTCATTCAAAATCCCGTACGCTATCATCTGGAATTACCCGCCATCAGCGCTGCCCCGCAATTAGAACTGGTTAAGGTTGGTGCACGGACAGACCTGAAGCAGGTAGCTAAATCTTCTGGAATCAGTGTCAAAACCATGCAGCAGTTAAATCCCGGTTACCGCAATATGGCTACAGCAGCCAGCACACCTAACACTTTATTGGTGCCTGTCGACAAAGTACAAGCCTTAAAACCTACTACGCCTTTAATTGCTGCAAAAAATCCTGAATCCGTTGCTTCACCTTCAGCAACCATCACCTTGGCCGCTAATACGCAGTCTAATCACAATACATTGCTAAACACCATATTAAAAGAAGGCCAATGGTTGGTCATTGGTGTTGCAAACATTCCTGGGCTTAATGTTGCTAGCGGTGATAGCACTTGAGGTAAGCACTAACAGCCGCTCCGAGAGAAAGGAAGCCATTGAGGTATAAACAACGATACGATACATTAGGCGAAAACAAAATCTATCGTTAATTCACAGGATATTTCATGACCGCGCAAATTCTTGATGGCAAAGCGCTCGCTGCTGAAATCCGCCAGCATATTGCTGTAAAAATAAAAACCCGGCTAGATCAAGGTTTGCGTCGCCCTTGCTTAGCTGTGATCTTAGTGGGTGATGATCCAGCTTCACAGGTTTACGTGCATCACAAGCGCAAAGACTGTGAAGATGTGGGCATTGTGTCGCTGGCTTATGATTTGCCAGAAGATATCAGCCATAACGAGTTGATTGCGCTCATCGATCAATTGAATGCCAATAATACGGTAGATGGTATTCTAGTCCAGCTGCCTTTGCCTTCGCATATTAATACGGCTGAAATTCTGGATCGCCTTTATCCAGAAAAAGATGTCGATGGCTTTCACGCCTGCAATCTCGGTCATCTGGTGCAAAGACGGCCGGCCTTACGGCCTTGCACCCCTTACGGGATTATTACCCTGCTCAAACACGCCGGCATTGATTTGGCTGGACAACACGCCGTGGTCATTGGCGCTTCAAATATTGTGGGCAGGCCGATGGCGTTGGAATTCTTGCTAGCTAAATGTACGGTCACGGTCTGTCACCGCTTTACTCGTGATTTAGCGACACACGTCCAGCAAGCAGATATTTTGGTAGTGGCTGTAGGCAAACCAGGAATCATCAGCAGTGAGTGGATTAAGCCCGGAGCGGTTGTGGTTGATGTAGGCATTCATCGTAATGCTAAAGGGACAATTAGTGGCGATCTGGATTTTGATACTGCAAAATTGCGGGCAAGCTGGATAACACCTGTACCAGGTGGAGTTGGGCCTATGACCCGCGCTATTTTACTGGAAAATACGTTATTTGCGGCTGAAAAGCTGCACAAACATCCTTCTCCCCTTGTGGGAGAAGGTGCCCGTTAGGGCGGATGAGGGGTAAGTTTACAATAGCTCTAACTAAAAGCTAGCCCAAACTCACCCCTCATCCACCCTTCGGGCACCTTCTCCCACAAGGGGAGAAGGATGTTTGCGCTTAATCATTATTTCTTAGGCTATTCATTCCTTCCGCCAAATCGTCCCTTCTGCCGTATCTTCCAACAACACATGCATCGCCAATAGCTGATCCCGCAACCGATCTGCTTCTGCCCACTGCTTGTTCTGACGCGCAGTATTGCGCAGAGCAATCAAACGTTCAATCTCAGATGCTTCTGAATCAGCCACACCTGACTGTAAAAACTCCACTGGATCTTCCTTAAGAATACCAAAGATATCGGCCAATTTTTTTAACAAAGCCGCAAGCTTTGCTGCCTCAACAATCTGACTCTCATCACGTAAGCGGTTAATTTCACGCGCCAAATCAAATAGCACTGAAAACGCCAGCGGGCTGTTAAAATCATCGTCCATTGCTGCATGAAAACGTGAAATAAATTCTTCCCCGCCATCCGATTCAGGAACCACAGGCAAACCGCGCAGGCTCGTGTACAAACGTCGCAACGCCGCCTCAGCACTCGCTAAATTTTCATGCGTGTAATTAATTGGACTGCGGTAATGGCTGGCCAGCAAGAAATATCGCACGACTTCCGTTTTATACTGCGCCAATACATCACGTATGGTGGAAAAATTGCCCAAGGACTTAGACATTTTCTCCCGATTGATCTGCACATAACCAACATGCATCCAAGTATTGACAAACCGACCGCCAAAAGCGCCTTCCGACTGTGCAATTTCATTCTGATGATGGGGGAATACCAAGTCCAAGCCGCCACCATGAATATCAATATGCTCTCCCAAGCATTCAGCACACATAGCCGAGCATTCAATATGCCAACCCGGCCTACCCTTGCCCCAAGGAGAATCCCAACTCGGTTCGCCAGGTTTTGCCAATTTCCATAAAGCAAAGTCCAAGGGATCGCGTTTAGTTTCTAAAATATCCACACGCGCACCGCTACGCAGCTTATCGACCGATTGATTGGAAAACTTACCATAATCCGCAAAACGGCTGACTTCATAGAACACGCCACCCTCAGCCACATAAGCATAACCTTTGGCAATCAGCCGTTCGATCAGAGAAATCATCGCTGAAATATGTAATGTCGCCCGTGGCTCTATATCAGGAGGATTGGCGCCCAATGCCAACTCATCTTCACGCATCGCTGCGATAAAACGTTCGGTGAGCTGGGTAATGGGCTCGCCCTTTTCATTGGCACGGTTAATAATTTTGTCATCGATATCGGTAATATTACGCACATAACGTACTTCATAACCCAAAGAACGTAAGTAGCGCGTTACCATATCAAACACCACCATAATGCTGCGCCCATGGCCGATATGACAGTAATCATACACGGTAGAGCCACATACATAGAGACTGACTTTTTTAGGAATCAGTGGTTGAAACAGCTCTTTCTTTTTAGTCATGCTGTTATAGATGTGTAGCACGTTGTTTCCTCGATTATTATAAATACCTCTCCCTTGAAAAAGGGGATGGATGAATCAAATGATACGTCGTCGTTGCAACAATATATCCCAACAATATACCTGCGATGACGTCACTGACAAAATGGTAGTTAACGCTAACAAGACTCACGGCAGTCAATATGACCACCAAACCAGCCAGCCAACGCCAGCGCCGATACACCAAATAAAAAGCCATCATAGCCGCCATAACCCGCGCAGCATGGCCGGAAGGAAATGCTGAATAAGCGATTCCCCAGTGAAACCAATTAAAGGCGTAGGTACCATTTTGCAGCAAGGACGGATTATTGTTCGCCCAGGTAGCCGGCCAATAGCGCGCAAATACAAATTTCAATATAGTCACTAAAAAAGCAGTAATGACATAACAGTTGGCAATCACCAATAGCAGCTTGTCATGACGGCTGTTTATGTTCAGCAAAAGACCTACCCATAATACCAGATAGATTAAAAAAACTATCCCGCCTAAAACGTCATCTAAATGCGTCAGCAGCTTTAGCCAGTGATATTGTTGTAAATGATGGGCATTGACCCAGAAGGCCACGGGTTTATCGATAAACAGGTAACAGAGAATAATCAATAGAATGCTGGGGAATAATATCTTGAGCTGGCTACGAACAGGAAAGGCAGTCATTTTTTATAATCTCAATATTTTTTATTTTAAGGTAACTGTCCACCCTCCTTGAAAAAGGGGAGTAGTACAATTCTCAACACAGGGAAATTACCTAAAAAGACCAGCCTATGTTATACTTTATAACATTATATTGAGCAATTTAAGAATATTAATCATGATAAAACAACTCACTAAAGTTTCCCGCCTACACAAAACTGATTTACGCAATATCACCACCCTCGCCGACCGCAGCGCCGACCACGACGGCTTTAAAATAAAAATTTACTGGCACATCATAGAAAACCGTTTAACCATGGAGTTTAACGATTTTTTTTATTATTTAGACGGCAATCTGGTGGCTTATCTGGCCTTGTATACCTTTGAAAATGACGAAGCGGAACTCAGTGTAGTTGTGCATCCCAAGTTCCGTCAGCGGGGCATTTTTAAAAAACTGATGGCAGAAGCGATATTAGAATTGAAACAACGGCATCTGACTCACTGTGTATGGATTCGACCACAACGCTCCCCCATTACCGATGATTACTTGCGGGCGATGGGTGGGCAGTACGATTTTTCTCAAGTAGAAATGATGGCGGTGCGCGATCCGGTTCCTAAAGAACTGCCGACGATCATCATGCGCGAAGCCGATACGCAGGATTTAATCACCATAGCCCGCATGGGTGCTGTGAGTTTTAATTCCTCATTTACTGAAACTTTGCAGCGTTTTACTGAGAATATGCAAGAAAAAAACCGCTTAGCCTGGCTAGTTTCCACACCGGATTATGAAAATGTCGGCAAAATACATGTGCGTTATGATGAAAACAATGCCGCTTTTATTCATGATTTGTGCATTGTCCCTGAACACCGTGGGAAAAACCTCGCTACTGCTATGATTTTACAGACTATGCATTTACTTCGTCAGCGCGGTCAACGTGTTATTACATTGGATGTAGAGTGTCATAATATCGGCGCGTTGCGGCTTTACCAGCAGTGCGGGTTTGATACCATTGCGGCGTTTGATTTCTGGCGGGTGCCAGTAGATAGGATGTAGGAATACAACCTTCCCTCCTAATATCTGCAATACGGGAGAGAAATGTTGGTTAAACCGCCGCTGCCTGCGCAATTCGCATAGCTTTTTCAATACGATCAGCCAAACGCTTTTCTCCCAACAGCTCAAATATTACTAATAATTCCGGCCCGTGCATTTCACCAGTCAACGCAATTCTGAGCGGCTGAAATAGCATCTTCCCTTTAACTTGTAATTCAGTTTTGAGCGCAGCGATCACATCATCTAATTTTGCACCTTGCTGATTCAGGACTTTCTCAACTACCGCGAAATATTTAGCTCCGGCTTCCCGCAGAATAGTCTGCTGCTCTTCTCCATAAGACCAATCTTCCTGGTAAAACACTTGCGCCCAATGCGCGCAATCTGCTGGAAAAGTGACGTTGGTACGCACGCTATTAATAAATAAATCTTTCGTCTGTTCTGGCACTAATTGCTGCGCAGCCTCACCTGCCCATTGCCAGAAAGCAAGGTTATCTAACCGCTGTACCACCTCGCGTTGCCAATATAATAGTTGATTGGCATCAAAGCGTGCAGGTGCCGCACCCAGAGACTTAAGAGAAAAGCGTTCTGCCAATTCCTGCATGTCCATCAATTGCTCAGCAGCATAATAATGTCCCAATCTAGCCAGGTAGTTGTTAATCGCTTTAGGCAAATAACCTTGCTCGCGTAAGGCTTGAATACTGCGACTACCATGACGTTTGGATAAAGGCGCACCATCAGAGCCTATAATGAGTGAAATATGACCATACTGCGGAATCGGTAAATTCAGCGCCTTTAAAATCATGATCTGACGCGGTGTATTGGTTAGATGGTCTTCACCGCGCAAAGCATGGGTCACCCCCATCAAAGCATCATCAATGGCATTGCAGTACAT carries:
- the rnhA gene encoding ribonuclease HI; its protein translation is MTNSKTVFIFTDGACRGNPGPGGWGALLRYDDHEKNLYGAELHTTNNRMELSAVIFALASLKRPCVVEITTDSQYVRNGMTVWLAKWKQNGWCGSDKKPVKNKDLWERLEQEVQRHPDIKWHWVRGHSGHPENTLADRLANQAIDELLAGF
- a CDS encoding methyltransferase domain-containing protein, giving the protein MQKFTDDSMEIILRQMDLWYQSLPGSELLLAEREELDKILPRYFGGHLLQVGGSSETFIFEKSPIWHKIRYSPEYAPVFRGPSVQGKFHQWPFLPESIDVILLPHVLEFVPKPEQVLQQSQLSLTPDGHLIILGFNPCSLWGLMKCWGRRKTLPWRGRFNTLWRMRHSLAHQGFEVEEVRTLFFRPPLSSKRWLRRLLALEVIGRLLWSNCGAVYLIVAKKRLVPLIPIKSSAYRKRHAFNSSFGRIR
- the gloB gene encoding hydroxyacylglutathione hydrolase is translated as MLKILPIPAFKDNYIWLIIHTSTDQCLIVDPGEAPPVLSSLREYRLTPVAIFLTHHHYDHVNGVAELLTHYPVPVFGPAAENIPQVTHPLSGNETLTLKEMDLEVSVLPIPGHTRAHIAYYLGNHVFCGDTLFTAGCGRLFEGTAVQMFHSLSHLKALPDETLVYCGHEYTGQNLQFAITVEPHNPDVMARISATNLKRQQNLPTVPATLALEKLTNPFLRCQEASVRAAAEAYAQISLSTPEAVFRTLRTWKDSFKINSL
- a CDS encoding transglycosylase SLT domain-containing protein, with product MNLLKTSKFILCSVLCSSLLTACSPNSELSLASLEQSSIGSATSSDSMWASMGQHFALDHEINRSEVNTQIAWLTHHQRTLYHTLQTAAPYISYAYEQTKKHGLPAELALLPIIESGFNPYAHSKAGANGMWQIMPNTAPRLGLKNNRSYDGCRDIVASTDAALNYLASLHQSFHGDWEVALGAYNWGPGNMESAEHHQSKWYRRARFWELHLPAQTEKYVPKLLALAEVIQNPVRYHLELPAISAAPQLELVKVGARTDLKQVAKSSGISVKTMQQLNPGYRNMATAASTPNTLLVPVDKVQALKPTTPLIAAKNPESVASPSATITLAANTQSNHNTLLNTILKEGQWLVIGVANIPGLNVASGDST
- the folD gene encoding bifunctional methylenetetrahydrofolate dehydrogenase/methenyltetrahydrofolate cyclohydrolase FolD, which encodes MTAQILDGKALAAEIRQHIAVKIKTRLDQGLRRPCLAVILVGDDPASQVYVHHKRKDCEDVGIVSLAYDLPEDISHNELIALIDQLNANNTVDGILVQLPLPSHINTAEILDRLYPEKDVDGFHACNLGHLVQRRPALRPCTPYGIITLLKHAGIDLAGQHAVVIGASNIVGRPMALEFLLAKCTVTVCHRFTRDLATHVQQADILVVAVGKPGIISSEWIKPGAVVVDVGIHRNAKGTISGDLDFDTAKLRASWITPVPGGVGPMTRAILLENTLFAAEKLHKHPSPLVGEGAR
- the cysS gene encoding cysteine--tRNA ligase, whose translation is MLHIYNSMTKKKELFQPLIPKKVSLYVCGSTVYDYCHIGHGRSIMVVFDMVTRYLRSLGYEVRYVRNITDIDDKIINRANEKGEPITQLTERFIAAMREDELALGANPPDIEPRATLHISAMISLIERLIAKGYAYVAEGGVFYEVSRFADYGKFSNQSVDKLRSGARVDILETKRDPLDFALWKLAKPGEPSWDSPWGKGRPGWHIECSAMCAECLGEHIDIHGGGLDLVFPHHQNEIAQSEGAFGGRFVNTWMHVGYVQINREKMSKSLGNFSTIRDVLAQYKTEVVRYFLLASHYRSPINYTHENLASAEAALRRLYTSLRGLPVVPESDGGEEFISRFHAAMDDDFNSPLAFSVLFDLAREINRLRDESQIVEAAKLAALLKKLADIFGILKEDPVEFLQSGVADSEASEIERLIALRNTARQNKQWAEADRLRDQLLAMHVLLEDTAEGTIWRKE
- a CDS encoding phosphatase PAP2 family protein, producing the protein MTAFPVRSQLKILFPSILLIILCYLFIDKPVAFWVNAHHLQQYHWLKLLTHLDDVLGGIVFLIYLVLWVGLLLNINSRHDKLLLVIANCYVITAFLVTILKFVFARYWPATWANNNPSLLQNGTYAFNWFHWGIAYSAFPSGHAARVMAAMMAFYLVYRRWRWLAGLVVILTAVSLVSVNYHFVSDVIAGILLGYIVATTTYHLIHPSPFSRERYL
- a CDS encoding GNAT family N-acetyltransferase translates to MIKQLTKVSRLHKTDLRNITTLADRSADHDGFKIKIYWHIIENRLTMEFNDFFYYLDGNLVAYLALYTFENDEAELSVVVHPKFRQRGIFKKLMAEAILELKQRHLTHCVWIRPQRSPITDDYLRAMGGQYDFSQVEMMAVRDPVPKELPTIIMREADTQDLITIARMGAVSFNSSFTETLQRFTENMQEKNRLAWLVSTPDYENVGKIHVRYDENNAAFIHDLCIVPEHRGKNLATAMILQTMHLLRQRGQRVITLDVECHNIGALRLYQQCGFDTIAAFDFWRVPVDRM
- the gltX gene encoding glutamate--tRNA ligase; translated protein: MNQPTLKTRFCPSPTGLVHLGNIRTALFNALLAKGQGGIFLLRIEDTDKARSDVQFAEALQEDLRWLGLDWDEGPGCEGAAGPYWQSQRQTIYDRYYQQLEQLKLAYPCFCTEQQLALARKLQRSAGKPPRYAGTCRELTKEAIAEKLAQGLQPTLRFQVPLDQETVFHDLVRGEQRFKNNDIGDFIIRRADGTPPFMYCNAIDDALMGVTHALRGEDHLTNTPRQIMILKALNLPIPQYGHISLIIGSDGAPLSKRHGSRSIQALREQGYLPKAINNYLARLGHYYAAEQLMDMQELAERFSLKSLGAAPARFDANQLLYWQREVVQRLDNLAFWQWAGEAAQQLVPEQTKDLFINSVRTNVTFPADCAHWAQVFYQEDWSYGEEQQTILREAGAKYFAVVEKVLNQQGAKLDDVIAALKTELQVKGKMLFQPLRIALTGEMHGPELLVIFELLGEKRLADRIEKAMRIAQAAAV